Below is a window of Cydia splendana chromosome 3, ilCydSple1.2, whole genome shotgun sequence DNA.
TGTAGCAAGCTAAGAGTTTTAGTTACTAAAAGTTGTTATTTGCAGTGCCCATACAGGGTTCATAACTGTTTCTTATTCAAATGTACCAccttatgtatgtacctatgaaaGCAACTAATGACTGATTACTGATTAAAATTATGGAATAGAATGTTAGGAATTTGATAAGGTAACTGGctcctatataaatattttaaactactaaattattgcatggaatttttatgaaaataatatattctacATGTATTTAACTGTAGAGGGTTAATATACAACTGATTTTATATGTATGTGATAATTGCTAGTATACCTACTctctcttcctcgcgttatcccggcattttgccacggctcatgggagcctggggtccgcttgacagctaatcccaagaatttacgtaggcactagtttttacggaagcgactgccatctgaccttccaaaccagaggggaaactaggcttatTGGGATAATTGCTAGTATACATTgtaatacaatttaattttaaagaaagagagaggaaatagataataataataaatgtcatgtaTGTAAATACTAATAAGTAAGAAACAGTTATTGTTACAGATGTTACATGTTATTGATGTGTCAGTGAGCAGTCTACCTTAACCATGTTAAGGACTATATTAGACtctagtaaaaatatatattgtactGTGGTCTAACATCACTCATTGTTCTTAACATATGATGGCTGGCTAGATAATATATAGTTGTAATCAGACTGTAAACATATTAAAAGGCTATCTGTATTGTAGTTGTTACTTTAAAAATTTATATGTTACTTGATGACTTATAACAGcaattagaaaattaattaactaTTAGTAGTTTAGTCATATGTATGGACTTGTGATATTGTAAACTTCCTATTTTACTACACCCTTTTCAGGGtccatgtatatgtatgtaaaatacctggtatgcaaataaatatctcTATTTATCTATCTTTGTATACTAAAGGGTATATTTACAAGGAATAAGGTTTCTAAGACTATGTGGAAAGCTGTAAGTTTACTTATTTGTAATTGGAGTATCGACTTCTTCATATTTATCATTATATAAACACTGAGTTATAAAAGTGTGTTGTGATTTAAGAGTTTAATAGTTATGTCAGTGTCTGTAAATGCATTGTTCAAATTGTTATCACTCAATTGGTTAAAGCTAAATGCTGATTAGAAATGTGTTGTGTTGCAAGTTAATTTTGGTTGTACAGTACTGTACAATGATTCATTTTATGTATTCTCCTACAAtttcaaatttgttaaaaaggaagagatgtggtgttcatcaataaataagcagatggctggcaacactggtgcgcatgatggcggccgctgtgttacgggcgctctgtatggaccgaataataaattgttttatttacctataataaatataattcctctaaaagtaaactagattaatgatgttaagtgaacatcacaggaactaaatttaaacctattgatTGTACGTACATAAATAAATCTCTATTTAAACTTTTGTTAATAAActtgtgtaattaaattttataagtagtcaatttcgtgtgtgatattccgccaggtgaagtccaggtccagcgactttgaggttttttgagaaagaaggaaTTACTTACGTTCATGTTTTGACCGAAAGCAAATGGAATAGGCCGAGAACTACGGTCGTTTCTGCTGCCAAGGCCATATGTGGTCCAACTATGTCGGCATTATCCAATCTGTGCTTGATCTGACTTTAGCGTTGAAATCACCAAGGACAATGGTCCATGTTTCCAGCTTTTCGTCGCTAGATTTAATTAGGGGGTCATAATATCGTAATGCTCTTCAATCTTATCATGGCAATGTGTAGATGTTGATGCGTAGGTTTTGATTGGGGTTAATGTAGACTTTGGGATTTGGGATATACTTAACGTCACACTGCAGCCACCTTGTCGGAGTAATTTGATAATCCGACAATGTTGTCCATCCACTTCTTTTTgatgttttcgggggcccttgcggatacacttcgacccatagggatctttttgATGACAAACCCTACTCCATATTGTCCGCTGGCTGTTCCAAAATGGTAAACGGTTCACGCCCTCTCGTCGAACTTCTGACAACCCCACAACGTCCCATTAATTTCTTTTATGCCGTGTTTCAGTTCAGGGAGACGCTCTTCGTTTATCAAAGTGCGGCCTTTATAGGTGTTGGAGTTCTTTTTTCTTGCATGGGttattaatagtacattgtgtattaagggcgggaaataagaaattacgaacgagtgtcaattttaagcccgacgcgaagcgagggcttaaaatgttcacgagttcggaatttctttaccgcccgtggcacacacaatgtttttcatcacacttgtaaggaaaaaaaggagaattaataaaaacaaacttctgtataaaacacttttccgccctagggcgaaaatttcaatttcccgcccgcaagccctacgtgtaaataagtgtttttcatcacacttgctcggaaaagattttttccgccctagggcgaaaatttcaatttcccgcccgcaagccctacgtgtaaatacatcttttccgagcaagtgtgatgaaaaatctTTTTGTGGGTAGGATCTTCCGTccggggattcttagcaccacTTTTACAGGGCACTTAGCGCCGTAACGAGGAGTCGTACATGTCAAATGAGATTGGACCATAAGCCCATCATGCTGGTCCAGTGCGGGTTGGTGGATCGCCAAAGGCTCGTTTGTTATTCAACAGGGTGACCACGAGCAGGAGAGGCTGGCTTGGGATCCGTAACATGACATTACGGCCCCTTACATCCCATCCCCCGATTATTATCCTcccctttgtttatttactttggtaatttttgatcgtaaaaatatggccaaacaaaacaagctaagaatactatagttttaaagaaaaaatagtctggttttcttatttttttgggactgaaagtcgcttactgtaataaatattaattggcATCTATGTAAAATGGTTCTACTTAAAGGTTAAGTTACTTCAAATAACTGGATATAGTGTCACTTTTCcagaaatttaattaatattgcgAAGCGGTCATGTGACATTAAGCAAAAATAAACGGAAAagtgacattacaattttcttttaattgaattatctcagaaattaaacaaaaacacCACAGTTTACTCTAATGGCTAACAAGCTTAGTTAAAAATctaacaaaacataacaaaataatcTTACTTTTATCACTAATACGGCAGTTTTAGACATttgaagatttcgaaaattttaaagctctgtacccaaaaaacacgtttttcgcttaatgacactgtgtttctcaaggagcgatatcttattttttcttacaagggggtgggagggggttttcatagttcttaagtaagatcacaaagatgcgatattttttttaatttctatgaaattatgacgtttaaaataatacttccacactctatgctatcaaacacggcagagttagcttaaacgagctcaagtacctttgtacaggtacaaataaacattcataaaaatatttttttgaaaataaattatattggtgggagggggacggggtcagcctattcttattatttcttacatagggaagggagggggtcaaaagctggcaaaaattgtcttacgtaattaatgaatggcgccttagtgttactattgcttggaactgctaaaattataaataaagataagcataattaatacaaacttcagtaacttagggccgatacagacggactacaacccgactgcaacttgtatgggaactgcacgccaagccaatcgaaacgtcggcgtgcagttcagcaaaatgacccagtaccctggcagtacctagtggaactcaggtttggtgtaacaaaggcgcattatggtttggtcatccgactcatcttgatgagcacttaggagagtagtacccaagatagagccgatgccgaaccctggcagtacctagtggagctcgggtttgatgcaacatacatagacacacgctgttttggatatccgactcgtcatgatgatcactgggtagatcagtactttcagtacccaagatagctgatgctgaaccctgagagtgcctaatggagctcgggttttatacaacataggcacacgctgttttggtcatgcaactcgtcttgatgagaacttaggaaagtagtacccaagatagagctgatgctgaaccctggctgtacctagtggaactcgatcaggtttgatgcaacatagacacacgctattttggacatccgactcgtcatgatgagcacttgggagaacagtacccaagatagaactcatgctgaaccctggcagtacctagtggaactcaggtttgttgcaacataggcacacgctgttttggccgtccgactcgtcttgatgagcacttaggagattagtacccaagatagaactgatgctaaaccctggctgtacctagtggaactcaggtttggtgcaacataggcacacgctgttttggtcatctgacacgtcttaatgggaacttggaagagcagtacccaagatagagctgatgctggaccctggctgtacctagtggaactgtgtgtgttagtttatgtgtggagcagcgtgattaccgccagtaggtatccagatgggatagtttttcgatcaattgtgtggagtggacgcaaaaataaattcaagaacattggctcgctgacccaacattatgtaggaaagccagtcgggttccttacaaaaagtactgggcggccgtgtaggatgtaataagcacttatgaaattgtatattacgtgtggatgatattggcaatttgattttgtcgtctggacacgtttttaaaggacaaagtaaaagctgtaacagacaggcgtaccggacagcaaccggttcggtacgttaaggtagaaaacctccgcgagcccttacaaagctctgctttttgctagttaaaggcacgtgttaagtaatttcggggttttctaaagtaactcgagcatttgcttccgaaaaccaccaatttgatgtactgcaactgtagccttaccacgagtttgacattgacatattcgctaacgtcttatgcatctaaatgaaactttttatgcatctcgctcacattAAGGTTAGtacaagcgagatgcataggaagtaagttacacacatgctagcgaatatatcaatgtcaaatcgtggtaagctggtaaggctactgatcgggggttaggagttaagaggtcagggattaaggggtcggggaatggcggttgaagggttgctggttcaggatcgagggattcctggatcaggggttgatgtgctgtgaggttgagtgatcggggggctgagggattgggtcagtggcggggcgggcggatggatttagttgacaggaattataatttcccagacggactcgagaaaattcctgatttctatttactaaagtaataggtacttacacgaatttagtgttaaacatgatcttgtttttcattcatgcgtcgcgctcttaacaatgcgttaaaactaaaaatggaaaaataaaaactttttacaaaaaaaagcaaaccgacttcaaaaaggatgaaataaaatattatcctttttgaagtctatgcgttaccaactgatatgtttgaagtcggtgccaagccaagtagtaacaataccagacaaaaataatcacctttatggctataaatcccattagaactgtactaataactattataatgtgtaaagaattctgtctgcctctttgtcgccttttcatggctaaataactgaaccgctttaggtgaaatttggcaagaaggtaaattccttgaattgttttatattttcaaatgtagtcctctggataagggacgggaaataactcagtccctatcccacacttgcgtgctatagactgttcgagcattagtaagaaatgctctttaaaaaatacgacggcaaaaaaatgcatttatatttacactaatgtgccgacaaacatggtacagactgcgccaagaaggtttgatcgtgtgttctgaggtgtgttcttaggtccagtcgacgtcaatgatatgtttacacttttgcaccttactcctttgtaataaggcgaaaaatgtaaacatatttttaacgtcgactgtacaacctacagaaagtacgttcattgtcgtcgtgtaaggcaatccaacgtaggtaaatccttatcgaattgcaccaaagtcatggtatgcttaaaaattggcttggcaccgacttcaaacatatcagttggtaacgcatagacttcgaaaaggataatattttatttcatcctttttgaagtcggtttgcttttttttgtaaaaagtttttatagtttttacactcataccggtaaaactgtttttgatcacttttaaagcagtttactgaatcactaactggcacataattatttattactgcacgctacatttataatatatgtactatttatactgtttttattagtattgaattctaacaatattttggtggtaactactgggaaataaaattcccaccttttaccagtggtaactactgggaataaaaattcccagtagtaccaagccgagttggtggtaattagtgggatttttttttcccagtagttaccagtggtaaaaggtgggaaaaaaaatcccagtagttaccactggtaagaacttggtggtaactagtgggaataacccatatGATCGCATCTCGGTCATCGCATGTCGCCATGTGACGCCTTTCAGTGCAAGATTATCGAAGAGGAGGGAAGAATGAGCTGCAGTACACGCCCAGGAGTCTCTAGATTACAGTGAAAAAATATAGCAGCGCTCTCTGGAGAGTTAAAGACAACACCCATaaacagtggcgtagctagagtatatggcgcccggggcaggcacCAAATTTGCGCCCCCCCGCCCCCTCCTACAAACGAAATGAACTACAAAAGGGTTacttttttacttataaaagtttacttttactttagaCAAATACAGTGTATATGTGTTTTTTTAGTACATCGGTGGGTAACAAGTTTACGacccacctgatggtaagcggtcaccgcATCATATGGAAGTCTACACTCCAAaagtgttacatgcgcgttgccgaccattttttttagggttccgtagccaaatggcaaaaaacagaacccttatggattcgtcatgtctgtctgtctgtctgtctgtctgtctgtccgtccgtatgtcacagccacttttttcggatatactgttgaaacttggtaagtagatgtattctgtgaaccccgagagacacttccaaagtggtaaaatgtgtgtgtgtgtgtgtgtgtgtgtgtgtgtgtgtgtgtgtgtgtgtgtgtgtgtgtgtgtgtcccagtaacttctaaaataagagaatgataaaactaaaaaaatatatatgatatacattaccatgcaaacttccaccgaaaattggtttgaacgagatctagtaagtagttttttttaatacgtcataaatcttaaaccacaattttattatgttactcgCTGCTACGGAACctttcatgggcgagtccgactcgcacttagccgctTTTGGAGATCTCCATACTGTAGCCTCTCGAGAAAAGGGAACTTATTCAACTtattgtggaatgagctcccttttTTCGACGAATTTCCTCCCGCCCGCTGTGAAAGGAATTCCTCTTAAACCGCACAGtgcgcgaccatttaggttctagggtgtgtgGATAAACACTCTGCCTACGGCGAGCGGTGCAGTGATGGCAAGCTGTCACCGTTGGCAACAAGGCAGCATGTCAAACAATTCTTCAGACAACAGCTCATTGTACTTACCTACGAACGGTAGAGAACATCctgtatacaggatggctaaaaaataactgcattcccgttgccagggaggttttgggattataatgAGCaaattttactatgggaccaacccctaagtcgcgaaaaaaaaatttggctggttcatacattttggttggtccattttctatgggaagtaaactttttttttgcgatttcggggttggtcccgtagtaaaagttgctcagtataatcccaaaacctccctggcaacgggaatgtagttattttttaccAGCCTGTATAGGAATCCCCAGTACCTATACTGTCGtccgatagacaacatgtcatagatatgcagcagcagctattgGAGTAGGTTCCGTCtactacggctcatatgcgcctgccggacaaagggctagcgatccatttgccaTTTGCATAGGTAGTCTCttggacagtccataagatggtaacttcccgacaggagacccctgacggaaaagacgcgctaacacgggacacaactctgaagcactcagcccgctcgccttataaaacgaaagcatagcaacgaatatccctctgcttgatagaagtttctggcatagagtattcgcactgcgggatggtgggcggtagggcgctaccgtcgtctttcaaggtcgagttcgagcaaagaatataatactcactaggagaagaacggtaactccatacaaaaaaatgtccccaaccgtttatacgtttatactagtggcgccgtctttgtgtaccaatggaactaaagttgacaaccggtttagcctggcgggtattggtaggtagtaattctgttgataaacatatttgttatcttcatatcacgaaatatatgcaagatgcaaatattaccccttgtttgtggtattatcaattgatttaaataaaaggcatgtttatgtttataacattatatatattatttattaaaaaatgttttacatataaaaatatacactgaaaactggcaactggcaacttaataaaaaaatagacattaataaagcgcattcacaaagttttcagtaccttttatacaaataacattaggcatgcctacctattacactttacacacagatacactacactttacatacggcattttacacagatttccaacttgtattcatacatttcttcacggtcaattaatacgctttccagatgcgttatgactcggttccttctgaacccactaaagttgtaaatttcactctggctgcttcaacagccgttgctccgcatttagcacattttctatgtgcattgctgtaatccatgtaggtacagacttacagtcttaagtggtacgtagcggtacacgttgtatgtattatttaaagagttaataaataaaattttcgctatgaactttaaccacagcagttggacagagtcattgacaaatatattttttattatggtgggtagacgtacctaccctccatatattttatgaacattgataaagacagttggaagcaaatattcattataaaacttaatcgcatgtaattaagttttaagcgttttaagtcccgttttatgattaatattgtataaaattcgtgataatttaaatcagagttgggagcaatgttgctgtagaaaaatgtttttatttttattactcgcaactttttcccggaggccaacgcacacatagaagattaaggcgcacacatgcgcaattatttggggacataactttcttaggaagtgaacaggccttgagTTCGAGGCAAAAAGAGTACCTATAATATCGGCTTTCTCTTTTGAgctgtgggccagattaccatccgcatttcacgtaaatacgactgacaaaagtttTCCTGCTGTGCCTTTGGCAAGGCGGAGAGGTAAGTCTTGCCCATTTTGGCGCCCCCCCTTGGACGGCGCCCGGGGCACGTGCCCCctccaacccccccccccccctagttACGCCACTGCCCATAAAGTTATGTTGGAACCAAAGAGTAGTATATGTATTACATATAGCCGGTCAATACGACTTtggcagtagaaaaaggcgcaaaattcaagTTTTCTATGGGACGTAACCctacgcgcctacattttttaaatttgcagcTTTGTTTCttctgacggaaatggcttgacagactatttACTTATAGGACATTCGAACCATTTTTAAACAGGGTTTTTAACCTAACGTTGAATGAAGAGCCAAAAAGCAGAATTTTTTTGTGTATAATTGCGTGTTTATCACAAGATTTTTTTATACACAAGGAACGAGTACCGCCAAAAAGTCATTGAATAAAACGCACTCGGTTAATATTgttttaaagtttaattttgCTTGATAAGGAGTGAGGAGTGAAACGTGTCGAGAGAGACCTCTATCCCTTTCTAAATGATGACATTCAGGAAAAACAAAGCtttggtagagttagaccaagacaagtctgcaacgattttgatagcacacgcagggcaagtgttatatttgtacgtcaaacttttatggaattatgacgtataaatagcaCTAGCACTTATCaatatcattgcagactttccttggtttacaaattgttaaattttcacacctttttaaaaaaaaaattttatttgcaGACTAGAAATGCAGTATGCTTGAGGGTTATAGCCTATGGCCTGAAAAAGAAAATGACATGTGTCATATTATTATGTCAAACTTGTGTCACTGTCAGAGTCAGAAGTGACAGTCGGTCGAAGCGAAAAGCGATCTCACGAAACGATAAAAGTAAATTGCAAAGAAATAACTAACAATTATAAGTGTACGCAGTAAAATATCGGATCTAGAATGGttttcaattttttatttaccAAGAACAAAGTATCTACGGTTCTACTTGGTAAGTACAATAATATTACAATTTGTTTAGGTTAAGTAAGAATTATTGTAAACAATTAGGAAGTCCTTACGAACAATTGatttataataaaactagaAACTACATCTTCTATACATTACAGAATGCGTGCGTAAGATGTATGATCgggtaaaaaaataacatatgTACGACACAATTTCTCATACTGAATCAactatgtaatttaatttataacaaACTGATTTTGTACAGAATCTGTGCGGAACGCCAGTAAGAAGACTGGCGGCAGCACTAAAAATACGAATTGCAAAGTAAAACCGAAGCACAGAGGATGGAAGAAGCAGGATGGTCATACTGTGCAGGCAGGCAACATACTTGCGACACAAAGGACTCCTAGGTTTCATCCTGGACTTAATGTGAGTGTATATGCATTAGAGATAGAAACTCTACCTACATTTTAATGAagtagatgtagatgtagatgtagtgtagggacgccTGGCCGAAAGCAGGCGGTCTGTCAATCAAGTGTCGTGTTCATTCAGCCCGGTTCCCTGGAGTcggagctgcaggttactgtcccggcggcattccctcaccattctcctcaaatcttcttgttttcctgcagaacCGAAGGACATCTTTAAGTTCTGAAGTTAGttaatgaagtatctgttagtGTCTTCGGTAAATGATAATTAAGCCCTATTTAGATGATTCTAGAAATTGTATGTAACTTTCGTCACATTGCAATTGCAGTATTTGGTTCATCAACTGAAATCACTGTAATCTGTAGTTAGCAATATATTGAATATTGCATGCAAGCTCTTGAACCGTCTAAACGGGGCTTTACAGAGTGGACCATAAGTCACTGGAAATGTCATTTTCAATTGCAACACATTTGCacacaaaataataattattattattatatacttatagGCGAGCAGCTATTTAGCTGATGAGCCTATGTCACACAGTGTCCAGTACTATATAGTTCAAAGTTTGTAAAGTCATATCACATCACTAAGTAACATCGTCTATCTTATTGTTTAAAAGCCACTTGTCCAATCTGTTTTTAAACACATTGACCGAAGGAGCAGTCACAACACTATCCGGTAAACGGTTCCAAGCCACCACGACACGGTTGGACAAGGAATGATATGCAGCTTTAGTAGTAGTGGGAGTGCGAACAATTcttaataatgtttatttttatttgtattgaaaattgacaaaatgtttttttttataagcaatataatctaaaatgtagaagaagaagaagaaaataaatttattcaggACGCTTACAGTATTGCTTAAAACTAATACAACACTTTTATGAGTATAAATCATAAACGTCACTGAATAGGTCTCCCCTCAGCTTGATGACAAGCTACCTTTCAGGTATCttgacgctggtcttccgtggagACCTGTCCAAGCGATCGCGTCAGCACGTGAACTTAACTAATAttggttaaactaaattgagatCAGAacaaaatcacaaataaatattactacAATTTGACctattaagtataatataatgtactgcttattaaataacatatttgTAAGACTTAGAATTTATCTAGTATTGCATTAAACCATTCActgaaaataataaacttgGCACTTACGCGTGATCTACTCTTTGAgcagatttattattattattatttatatgtctcttacaaattctcgggaccatggggtcccgggcatttggaaggcgtgcgtggggccgaagccaacacgtagagcccCCTTGTAATAAGACAATTTACTCTAAATGTAATGTGACACCAACCGACGATTATCCCTGTTTGAACTATAGTAGTGCACCCAAGGACAAGCCCCGGTTAGTGTAGGACTATTGTAAGAAAAAGGTACAAAAAGAAACCGGGCTATTGGGTTGAGTTGCTAGTGGACTAGTAACCGGGACTATGGAGGAGACTATGGCACCTGCCCTGCTCATATGTTAAAAACGAACATGAAAAAATGGgccaggtggtgactcgccaactcacaaTATGGGTCCCCGAAAACGGCCGCTCGCACGGAGCGACAAGGGGACAACATcacgtgagcggctcagggcgtGGAGAGGTGTgcaccgctttctacccagtggctgtaagcagccactgtgccaactcgcgtcttaggcatatttcacttccGCCCTGCGAGCATATAGCTCTGACACCCCACTCTGGACGGCCggttaaggcaagccagaggtgaGAGTCCTGCGGCCCCTGCTCTGTGTTCACTCCAGCCGGCCAATTAAGGCAAGCCGGAGAGAGGGGCCTGACCGACTCTCTGGGGTATGGGACCCAAGGGACGTCACTTCCcattcagctcgccacaagctgccctgggggtttattattattatttgtttgtcctttccatatctcgggaccatggggtcccggacctttgggaggcatgcgtggggccgaagccaacagcgcaactgcaacctggagcataggtcccgctcttgcgactccactctggccggccaatcaaggcaagcacagaggcgagggccagatgacagggccctctggaataggggtccgcggtgtcgccactcaccgtcagctcgccacaagctgcccagcgagaaaatttttcgatataaaaaacgcaatttgatagacagttgtaaatttttacttttagtatggaaatcagacacatcattttatcacggaaatggacaatgctgcagcagtaacgttgcaacagagtaatgctgctgcagtcgccacctgaatgtcaccttcatcatatcttagaaagtgatagaaaacgcgagcgaagcgagcgcgaaaatttttcgatataaaagacgcaatttgatagacagttgtacatttttacttttagtaggtatggaaatcagtgacatcattttattacgaaaattgacagtgctgcagcagtaacgttgcaacagagtaatgctgctgtagtcgccacccaaatgtcacctttatcatatcttagaaagttattaaaacgcgagcga
It encodes the following:
- the LOC134806900 gene encoding large ribosomal subunit protein bL27m; amino-acid sequence: MVFNFLFTKNKVSTVLLESVRNASKKTGGSTKNTNCKVKPKHRGWKKQDGHTVQAGNILATQRTPRFHPGLNVGFGRNGTLFAMEPGKVVVTCERFDPNWEHTWVQRVYGGREQQTIYKKYFNVIPESQHQRFKLVDEV